In the Raineyella fluvialis genome, GTGCCCACCGGTGAGGCCCCGGAGGGGGCCGAGCGCGTGAACGGACGCGGCCACACCCTGATGTCGGGTCTGTGCGACGCCCACACCCACTTCACCTGGAACGAGGGCGACCTCGACGCACTCGCCACGCTCCCCGTCGAGGAGCATGTGCTCCACTCCATGCGCTCGGCCCGCATCTACATCGATCACGGCTACACCATGTGCGTCGGCGCCGCCAGCGCCAAGTCCCGGCTCGACGTCGTCATGCGTGACGCGATCAACAGGCGCGAGATCCAAGGGCCGCGCTACCTCGCCAACGGCATGGAGATCGCGGTCACCGGAGGGCAGCTGGTGAGCGGCATCACACAGTTCGCCGACGGTCCCGAAGAGATGCGGAAGGTGGTCCGCGAGACGATCTCGCTGGGTGTGGACACCATCAAGTTGTCCATGTCCGGGGAGGAGATCACCGGACGCAACCGCGCGGCCGACAACTACTTCAGTGACGAGGAGGTAGAAGCAGCCGTGCGCGAGGCGCACCGGCGCGGCGTCCGGGTGGCTGTCCATGCCCGCGCCGCAGAGAGCGTCCGTCTGGCCCTGCGCCACGGCGCCGACATCATCTACCACGCCAGCTTCATCGATGACGAGGGCATGGACATGCTCGAGGAGCGGAAGGATTCGGTGTTCGTGGCGCCCGGACTGAACTGGTTGATCGCGACGCTCAACGAGGCCGGCGACTTCGGATATCCCCGGCCGCAGCTGAGGCAGCCGGCTACAAGTATGAGCTGGAGTGCGCGATCGAGGGGCTGAAGGAGATGAAGCGCCGCGGCATCCGCATCCTGCCCGGCGGCGACTACGGCTTCGCCTGGACACCGCACGGCACCTACGCACGCGACCTCGAGCACTTCGTCAACCTGCTCGGCTTCACTCCCATGGAGGCGATCCTGTCCGCCACTGCACTCGGCGGCGAGATCATGATGCAGCCCGACTTCCTGGGCAAGATCCTGCCGGGCTACGCGGCTGACATGGTCCTCGTGGACGGCAATCCCCTGGAGGACATCACCATCCTCCAGGACAAGTCGAAGATCGTCGGCGTCATGAAGGAAGGGCGCTACTTCCGCGAGTTCCCCACCGGTGACCCGATCCCGCGGTCTATCGGCGCGGACGCACGGGGGCGCTTCACCTGACCGTCGTACCAGGGACGTCCCGGCCGATGCAGGGAGGCAGGCGGGACGTCCCTGGCCGGGGCCGGGAGTGACGCCGTCGCGGCCGCCGGTGAGCACCTGTCCATCGATCCGGGCGGTTGCGCTGGCCGGGCGGTTCGGGCAGTGGTTCCAGCGGGCGACGGGAGTACACGCCCGCCCAACTCACAACGTTCCGGAAGCAACGTCCACCCGCGCACGTGGAACGCTTCCGGCAGGTGATCGAACGGACTGACGGGCTTAGGTTCAAGTGACCGACCGGGCTGGCATGGCAGGAGATGTCCTTTTCCACCTCCATACAGTCGGCAGCTAGCGCAGACTGGTGACATCCGAAGACTCCAATGAGGAGGCGCCCGGGCCATGGACGACGCCCTGTTCGCCAGCGTTCCCAGCGCGAATGTCATCGTCGACCGGGGTGCCGTCAGGCAGGTTCTAGCCGAGACCCGCGGACTGCTCGGGGCGAAGGCCTGACGATGACGATCTGGGAGATGCTGGCGGAGGCAGTCGAGTCACTACCCGAGCCCTTCAGCAGGCAGGATGTGCTGCGCTGGTTCGCGACCCACCATCCTGAGACCAACCCGAATTCGGTTAGCACGCACTTGCAGCTGGCTACAGCGGACACCTCCATCGAGACGCGCGGCGCCTTCGCCCGGCGCACCCCACTCGTCACACGCGTCGGGAGGGGCGAGTACATTCGCTACGGTGGCGCGGGGTCCGAGTCGGCTGCGCGCGACAGGCCGATCCGCGAAGGATCGGCTCCATCCGACAGGCCGATCCGTGAGAAGCTCCACCCGCCAGCCTCCACGCCAATGGCCCCCTCACTCACTGAGACCTACGACTTTGCCCGGCTCTTCGCAGTTGAGGGTGTAGGTGCGCACTGAACTGGGGCCGACTCTGGGACATGGGCGTGAAGAAGGGCCCTGGGTTGGAAGATGGAGGTTCTCTACGCCGTCATCGCCAAGCCCAAGGCCCGTATGTCCCAGCCTACGTCACCCCTGTCCACTCCTTGCCTGGACGAGTTCTGCCGCCTCGATCGTCTCGGCCTGACGGTGGTCGGCCAGCAGGTCGCTCCCGACCACACCGTTCTGGTCTGCCACGTCGTCGCGCCCGGTGACGTGTGTCCCGCGTGCGGGCAACGCGGGACTGCCCGCGACATGGTGACCCGCCGACTGGCGCATGTCCCGTTCGGCTGGTGGCCGACGATCCTGCACGTGCGGGTGCGCCGCTACCGGTGCTCGCAGTGCCGCAAGGTGTGGCGCCAGGACCTGCGGCCGGCCGCCTCGGCGCGGGCGAAGCTGTCGCGTGACGCGGTGACGTGGGCCTTGCGCGCGTTGGTGATCGATCGGATGTCGGTCGCCCGGATCGCCCAGGCGCTGGGCGTGGCGTGGAACACCGCGAACAAGGCCGTCCTCGCCGCAGGCCGCCAGCTGTTGATCGCCGACCCTGCCCGTCTGGGCGGGGTGGAGGTGATCGGGGTCGATGAGCACGTGTGGCGCCACACCCGCCACGGCGAGCGCTACGTCACGGTGATCATCGACCTGACCCCGATCCGTGACCACACGGGCCCGGCGCGCCTCCTCGACATGGTCGAGGGACGTTCGAAGAAGGTGTTCAAGGCCTGGTGTCGGGGTACTGCCTGACGTGTCGTGTTGAGTACGGGCTGACGTGTCGGTTCCGGCGTGGTCATCATGTCAGGTGGTCGGGGTCGTTGACGAGGGCGTGGTGGTCTTTGAGTCGGTAGCTGGGGCCGTTGATGGTGATGACGTCGCAGTGGTGCAGGAGGCGGTCGAGGATGGCGGTGGCGAGGACTTCGTCGCCCAGCACGCTGCCCCATTCGACGAAGGATTTGTTGCTGGTGATGATCAGGGAGCCGCGTTCGTAGCGGCGGGAGACGAGTTGGAACAGCATGTTCGCCTCGTCGCGGTCCAAGGGGAGGTAGCCGACCTCGTCAACGACGAGGACGGAGGGTCGGAGGTAGGTCTGGAGTTGGCGGTTGAACCGGCCTGTCGTCTCCGCGGTCCGTAGCCGGCGGACGAGGTCGTCGAGGGTGGTGAAGTAGATCGAGAACCCGGCCTGGCAGGCGGCGACGGCCAGGCCGACGGCGAGCATCGTCTTCCCGACCCCGGGCGGGCCGAGGAGGGCGATGTTCGACTTCGCGCGGACGAACTCCAGGGTCGCGAGGTCTCGTATCTTGCGGGGCTCGAGGTCGGGCTGGAATGCGTAGTCGAACTCGTCGAGGCGTTTGTGGTGGGGCAGGCCGGACAGTTTCAGTGCGTTGGTGAACCGGCGGGCCTCGCGCATCCCGGCTTCCTCTTCCAGCAGCAGGTCGAGGAAGTCCAGGTAGCCCATCTGGGCGGTCTCGGCCCGGTCGGTGAGTTCGGTGATCGTGTCGGTGAGGTGGGTCAGGCCCAGCCGGGTCGCGTTGGCGCGGATCCGGTCGACGGTCAGGCTGCTCACGCCCGTCCCCGTCCGGCGGCGAGGGCTTGGTAGGCGGCCAGGTCACGGCGGGCCACGGCAACATCGGCACGGTGATGAGCGACCACGGCTGCGAGCGGGCCCGTCCCCGCGCCGTCGACGCTCGCGGCGGCGGGTCGGGTGGGGAGTTCGATGACGGTCGCGCGGGTGTGGCCGTCGGGCAGTCCGTCCCAGTGGGCCGGGTCGATGACCCACTGCCCGCGGCGGGTGGCGCGGGTGTGGGTGGTGAGCAGGGTTGTGCCGTCGGGGTCGGGGGTCAGGGTGTGGATGGTGAGGGTGTCGGCGCCGGCCCGGACGGCGACGCGTTGGCCGGGCCGGATCCGGGCGGCGGGCACCGAGTAGAAGCTGGCTTCGAAGGAGACCAGGGCGTCCTTGCCGACGCGGCGCAGGTGGGACTCACAGACCAGATACGGGTGTGGCGGGATCGGCGCGAGGGCGGCGCGGTCGGCCTCGGCGCGCACGGCGATGACTTCACCGTGGGTGCGGTGGACCTGGGCGCGGCGGATCGCGAGCCAGTCGGTGAAAGCGGTCTGGAGCTCGGCCAGGGAGTCGAACCGGCGCCCGGCGACGACGTGGTCGCGCACGATGTCGACCTGGCGTTCGATCTTGCCCTTGCCGGTGGGCCGGTAGGCGGCCAGGACATCAATGTCGAAGCCGTAATGATCGGCGAACGCCGCGGCCTCGGGATGGAGCGGGACCGGCGCCCTGGGGGCGACGTGGCGTTTGATCACGGTCTTGGTGCGGTCGTAGACGATCTGGGCCGGGACCCCGCCGAAGTGGTCGAACGCGGCGCGGTGGGCCTCCCAGAACGTGGCCAGGTCGGTGCTGGTCGTGAACAGGCAGAACGGGTCGCGGGAATGTGCCAGGACCATGTGGAAGGAGTACACGTGTCCGATCCCGACATGGGCGAGCAGATCGCCCTCATCGCCCCAGTCGACCTGGGCCTGCACCCCGGGCTGGGTCTCGAAGCGACGGTGCAGGCCGGTCAGCCGGTTCTCGTCGTCGGCGTCCAGTTCGGCGCTGATCCGGGGCCGGGCCGTCGCGACGAACATCTTCACCCGCTGGTAGTGGCCGGTGAAGCCGTACTGCGCGACCAGTCGTTCATGGATCACGCTGGCCTTCAACCCGATATCGGCGCGCAGCCAGCCCTCGACCACCGAGACGAACGGGGTGATCAGCGCCGGCTGGGTCCCCGCCCTCGGCGGGGCCTTCGGAGGGCCGACCAGAGCGTCGGCCGTCAGGTACTTACGGACGGTGCGCCAGTCACACCCGCACTCACGGGCGATCTCGGCATACGTCGCGCCTGCCTGGTGCAGGACGCGGAAACGGCGGATGTTCATCCAGGACTCCTCATCCAGGATCATGGGGGTAAGCCACCCTTCGGTCTCGTCTTCTTGGCGGTTGACGAATCGAAGGGTGGCCCACCCACACACGGGCGAGCAAGGGGTTAACTCGCCGGAACCGACCTACACATCAGGTCGTACCCACCACGACACATGAGGTCGTACGCCGACACCTGGCTCGCCGACCAGACCGCAGCGTTCCGCGCCCGGGTGGAGGTCGTCGCGATGGACGGGTTCACTGGCTTCAAGACCGCCGCTGTCGAGGAACTGCCCGACG is a window encoding:
- a CDS encoding amidohydrolase family protein encodes the protein MSKSQPILISNVMVLDSTGSEPFPGEVLVADERIVDVRRVPTGEAPEGAERVNGRGHTLMSGLCDAHTHFTWNEGDLDALATLPVEEHVLHSMRSARIYIDHGYTMCVGAASAKSRLDVVMRDAINRREIQGPRYLANGMEIAVTGGQLVSGITQFADGPEEMRKVVRETISLGVDTIKLSMSGEEITGRNRAADNYFSDEEVEAAVREAHRRGVRVAVHARAAESVRLALRHGADIIYHASFIDDEGMDMLEERKDSVFVAPGLNWLIATLNEAGDFGYPRPQLRQPATSMSWSARSRG
- a CDS encoding amidohydrolase family protein; this encodes MKRRGIRILPGGDYGFAWTPHGTYARDLEHFVNLLGFTPMEAILSATALGGEIMMQPDFLGKILPGYAADMVLVDGNPLEDITILQDKSKIVGVMKEGRYFREFPTGDPIPRSIGADARGRFT
- a CDS encoding DUF7669 domain-containing protein, yielding MLAEAVESLPEPFSRQDVLRWFATHHPETNPNSVSTHLQLATADTSIETRGAFARRTPLVTRVGRGEYIRYGGAGSESAARDRPIREGSAPSDRPIREKLHPPASTPMAPSLTETYDFARLFAVEGVGAH
- the istB gene encoding IS21-like element helper ATPase IstB yields the protein MSSLTVDRIRANATRLGLTHLTDTITELTDRAETAQMGYLDFLDLLLEEEAGMREARRFTNALKLSGLPHHKRLDEFDYAFQPDLEPRKIRDLATLEFVRAKSNIALLGPPGVGKTMLAVGLAVAACQAGFSIYFTTLDDLVRRLRTAETTGRFNRQLQTYLRPSVLVVDEVGYLPLDRDEANMLFQLVSRRYERGSLIITSNKSFVEWGSVLGDEVLATAILDRLLHHCDVITINGPSYRLKDHHALVNDPDHLT
- the istA gene encoding IS21 family transposase, with the translated sequence MNIRRFRVLHQAGATYAEIARECGCDWRTVRKYLTADALVGPPKAPPRAGTQPALITPFVSVVEGWLRADIGLKASVIHERLVAQYGFTGHYQRVKMFVATARPRISAELDADDENRLTGLHRRFETQPGVQAQVDWGDEGDLLAHVGIGHVYSFHMVLAHSRDPFCLFTTSTDLATFWEAHRAAFDHFGGVPAQIVYDRTKTVIKRHVAPRAPVPLHPEAAAFADHYGFDIDVLAAYRPTGKGKIERQVDIVRDHVVAGRRFDSLAELQTAFTDWLAIRRAQVHRTHGEVIAVRAEADRAALAPIPPHPYLVCESHLRRVGKDALVSFEASFYSVPAARIRPGQRVAVRAGADTLTIHTLTPDPDGTTLLTTHTRATRRGQWVIDPAHWDGLPDGHTRATVIELPTRPAAASVDGAGTGPLAAVVAHHRADVAVARRDLAAYQALAAGRGRA